The following is a genomic window from Synechococcus sp. JA-2-3B'a(2-13).
AAGCCATGAAGCGATCAAGCGGCTGGCGCGGCAGGAAGCAGACCCGTTCGTTGAGGATAGGGGCACTCTTTGCCCAGCGCGCCCTGAGCTGCTCGCTCCAAGCCTTGGCGGGGATCTCAAGCATGACAATGTGGCCCTCGGGGTCGCCCTCAGCAATGGCTGCTAGCACCGCGTCGAAGTCAGGGTGCAGCTTAAACAAAGCTTGAGGGCAGCCGTAGAGCCGGCCGTGCTCTGGCAGGCCCAGTTCTGTGCGGGAGGGAATTGACGTTGGCAAGCTGAAAAGTTGGTAGCAAAAGGGGAGGCGGGTAAAACGCACCAAGCACTCACTGTAGTAGGCTTCTGCTCCTTCCGGTTCCATCGGCGCATCTCCCCCTAGGAAGTAATCAACTGTATCGATGCCGGTGGTATCCGGATGGCCGTAACTAACCATCTGCACAGGCGCAAGCCGCGCATAGGCCAGAAAGTAGGTGGATGGCCACATGCCAATGTCGGGGTAGAAGAGGGCATCGAGTTCAAGGGCTGCAACTTGTGCTTGCCACTGGGGAAGTCGACCGCTGAGGGTCACCGTTCGGTCGCAAGCAGCTTCCAACCTAGCTCGCAGTTGGTCACGCTTGGCTTGTGGTGGGTAGATGAGGATGACCTCAAAGCGGGAACGGTCAAGCTGAACCAGAAGGCCCTGGTAGAGCTTGCCGATGGTGTGGTTGACAAGCAACTGGGAGCAAAAGCCAACCCGGATGCGCCGACCTGTAGGGAACTGCCAGCGGGCAACATGCGGCGCTTCAAAGTTCAACTGCGGCGCCTTAGCCCGAAAGAGCCGACAGAGACCTTCCATGAGCGCTCGGTCGTCGGCGTTGTGGTAGGCAAGGTAGAAGGAACGAGGGTCGCTGAAGTATTGGGTTGGGTCGGTCAAGGTTCCAGGCAGGTCCAGCAGAGCGTTAAGGCCCTCCCGATAGCGAGCTCGCCAGTGGGCAATGGCCGCTTGGGACTCGGGGATGGCTGGTAAGCGAAGCCGACCCGCAATCTGGGTGGCAAGGATCCGCTCGGCCGCATCGGAGGGCTGGGGTCTACATTGGCGGGCCGCCTGTAACACTTCCTCAGCTTCCCCATCCTTTCCTTGAGCTGCCAAAGCAAAGGCCAAAGCTAGATGGGCGTCGAAGTGGTGCGGCTTTTTCTGCAGGGCAAGGCGCGCACAGCTTTCTGCTTCTTGGAGTTGGTCAGAAAACCCGTAGACTTCTGCCTTTGCCAGGAGGCTCTCAACAAAGTGGGGACAAAGGGTTAGGGCTTTGTCAAAGTAATCCAGCGCCTTGGGAAAGTCATAGTTAGCTACGGCCAATCGTCCAAGGCAGTAGAGTGCTTCTACCCGCTGTGGGTTGAACTGCAGTGCCGCTTGGTAGGCGCTTGCAGCTCGCTCCCTTTCGCCACTTCCCAACAGCGCACTTCCATAGTTGACCCAAGCGTCGGCATAGGTTGGGTTAAGCTCAATTGCCCGCAAGGCAACCGCTTGCGCTTCAGGCCATTTGCCAATCTCTTGCAACAGAGCTGAAAAATTGCTGTATATCTCGGCATCCTCGGGATAAGCCAGCAGTGCCTGCCGGAAGAGAGCTTCATTTTCCTCATAGCGCTCTTGGGCATGAAGAGATAGGGCCAGGGCAAGCAGGGCCTCGCGCTGATTGGGCTCAATGGCAAGAGCCCGCCGAGCTGCCTCTTCCGCTGCCACTGCCTCCCCCTGTTTCCAGCGCACCTGGGCAATAATGGCCCAGGCCAGGGCAAGACCTGGGTTTTTG
Proteins encoded in this region:
- a CDS encoding tetratricopeptide repeat protein, giving the protein MMELSNLLQQAIDHHQQGHLEEAERLYRAILQVAPRHHYAHHLLGQLARQRGQPRSALSHLVTAVSANPTVGQYWLALVEALLECGEYGEAERVLAEACAHGLEGPAVVELTARLAAATLKGEAPSPDPLPATQPPTEEEASELQEAAAAYNSGNLALVLEKAQRLLAKNPGLALAWAIIAQVRWKQGEAVAAEEAARRALAIEPNQREALLALALSLHAQERYEENEALFRQALLAYPEDAEIYSNFSALLQEIGKWPEAQAVALRAIELNPTYADAWVNYGSALLGSGERERAASAYQAALQFNPQRVEALYCLGRLAVANYDFPKALDYFDKALTLCPHFVESLLAKAEVYGFSDQLQEAESCARLALQKKPHHFDAHLALAFALAAQGKDGEAEEVLQAARQCRPQPSDAAERILATQIAGRLRLPAIPESQAAIAHWRARYREGLNALLDLPGTLTDPTQYFSDPRSFYLAYHNADDRALMEGLCRLFRAKAPQLNFEAPHVARWQFPTGRRIRVGFCSQLLVNHTIGKLYQGLLVQLDRSRFEVILIYPPQAKRDQLRARLEAACDRTVTLSGRLPQWQAQVAALELDALFYPDIGMWPSTYFLAYARLAPVQMVSYGHPDTTGIDTVDYFLGGDAPMEPEGAEAYYSECLVRFTRLPFCYQLFSLPTSIPSRTELGLPEHGRLYGCPQALFKLHPDFDAVLAAIAEGDPEGHIVMLEIPAKAWSEQLRARWAKSAPILNERVCFLPRQPLDRFMALVAHCNVLLDPIHFGSGNTLYESMAYGKPIVTWPGRFARGRFVAAAYEQMGIAEIAPIAPSIEDYAPTALAFARDQERCLAFASKAVAAAKTHLYFDLGAVRQFEAFLLAALEAAAQGEKLPSGFRVPPPKGGS